The following proteins are co-located in the Sphingomonas donggukensis genome:
- the rpsD gene encoding 30S ribosomal protein S4 gives MSKRANAKYKLDRRMGENIWGRPKSPVNKREYGPGQHGQRRKGKVSDFGIQLRAKQKLKGYYGDVTEKQFRACYHEAARMKGDTGQNLIGLLEQRLDMIVYRAKFAPTIFAARQLVSHGHIRVNGVKCNVASRRVFPGQEITLGAKAAEMALVLEAQGLSERDIPEYVAPDGAAKVTFTRVPTLDEVPYPVKMEPNLVVEFYSR, from the coding sequence ATGTCGAAGCGTGCAAACGCCAAGTACAAGCTCGACCGCCGGATGGGCGAGAACATCTGGGGTCGCCCCAAGAGCCCGGTCAACAAGCGTGAATACGGCCCCGGCCAGCACGGTCAGCGCCGCAAGGGCAAGGTCAGCGACTTCGGCATCCAGCTGCGCGCCAAGCAGAAGCTGAAGGGCTATTACGGCGACGTCACCGAGAAGCAGTTCCGCGCGTGCTATCACGAAGCGGCCCGCATGAAGGGCGATACCGGCCAGAACCTGATCGGCCTGCTGGAGCAGCGCCTGGACATGATCGTGTACCGCGCCAAGTTCGCGCCGACGATCTTCGCCGCACGCCAGCTTGTCAGCCACGGTCACATCCGCGTCAACGGCGTGAAGTGCAACGTCGCGTCGCGTCGCGTCTTCCCGGGCCAGGAAATCACGCTGGGCGCCAAGGCTGCCGAGATGGCGCTGGTGCTGGAAGCGCAGGGCCTGTCCGAGCGTGACATCCCCGAATATGTCGCGCCCGACGGTGCCGCGAAGGTCACCTTCACCCGCGTGCCGACGCTGGACGAAGTGCCCTATCCGGTGAAGATGGAGCCGAATCTGGTCGTCGAGTTTTACTCGCGCTAA
- a CDS encoding LysR family transcriptional regulator has translation MDRSQLPLNALRAFEASARHLSFTRAGFELCVGQAAVSHQVNRLEDLLGVVLFRRLPRGLALTDEGAALVPTLVEGFDRIAALLDRYQGGRMREPLALGVVGTFATGWLLPRLAAFGAAHPFVDVRVRTNNNRVDLAGEGLDYAIRFGDGAWHGVEADALMAAPLTPMASPGIAATLRVPGDLAGQVLLRSYRGDEWPSWFAAAGVAEQPATGAVFDSSVTMAAAAMAGVGVALLPRAMFGDALDAGTLVAPFPVAVDTGRYWLTRLKTRVPGAAMLAFREWLLAAAG, from the coding sequence GTGGATCGTTCGCAATTGCCGCTGAATGCCCTGCGCGCGTTCGAGGCTTCGGCGAGGCATCTGAGCTTCACGCGCGCTGGATTCGAGCTGTGTGTCGGACAGGCCGCGGTCAGCCATCAGGTCAACCGGCTGGAGGATTTGCTGGGGGTCGTGCTGTTCCGGCGGCTGCCGCGCGGGCTGGCGCTGACCGACGAGGGCGCGGCGCTAGTGCCGACGCTGGTCGAGGGGTTCGACCGGATCGCCGCACTGCTCGATCGCTATCAGGGCGGGCGGATGCGCGAGCCGCTGGCGCTGGGCGTGGTCGGCACCTTTGCGACCGGGTGGCTGCTGCCGCGGCTGGCGGCGTTCGGGGCGGCGCATCCGTTCGTGGATGTGCGGGTGCGCACCAACAACAACCGTGTCGACCTGGCGGGCGAGGGGCTCGATTACGCGATCCGCTTCGGCGACGGCGCTTGGCACGGGGTGGAGGCCGACGCGCTGATGGCGGCGCCGCTGACGCCGATGGCGTCGCCGGGGATCGCGGCGACGCTGCGCGTGCCGGGCGATCTGGCGGGGCAGGTGCTGCTGCGATCGTATCGGGGCGACGAATGGCCGAGCTGGTTTGCAGCGGCGGGCGTGGCGGAGCAGCCGGCGACAGGAGCGGTGTTCGATTCGTCGGTGACGATGGCGGCCGCGGCGATGGCCGGGGTGGGCGTTGCGCTGCTGCCGCGGGCGATGTTCGGCGACGCGCTGGATGCGGGGACGCTGGTGGCGCCGTTCCCGGTGGCGGTGGATACCGGGCGCTACTGGCTGACGCGGTTGAAAACGCGGGTGCCGGGGGCGGCGATGCTGGCGTTTCGGGAGTGGTTGCTGGCGGCGGCGGGGTGA
- the hemA gene encoding 5-aminolevulinate synthase has protein sequence MNGEGTPARAVDYSRVFTQAIDRLHAEGRYRVFIEILRNKGMFPSARCFAGHNGPKPITVWCSNDYLAMGQHPKVIAAMEEALHDVGAGSGGTRNIGGNTHYHVDLEAELADLHGKEAALLFTSGYVSNEATLSTLAKVLPGCIVFSDELNHASMIAGIRNSGCEKAVWRHNDLAHLEELLAAADPAAPKLIAFESVYSMDGDVAPIAAICDLADRYNALTYLDEVHAVGMYGPRGGGISDRDAVAERVTIIEGTLGKAFGVMGGYIACDRTIIDVIRSYAPGFIFTTSLSPVLVSGALASVRHLKASSEERDGQQAAAAMLKAMFEDANLPLLPTTTHIVPLMVGDPVKAKKISDILLAEYGVYVQPINYPTVPRGTERLRFTPGPSHDAAMMRELTDALVEIWGRLELRLAA, from the coding sequence ATGAACGGCGAGGGCACACCCGCACGCGCAGTCGATTACTCGCGCGTCTTCACCCAGGCGATCGACCGGCTCCATGCCGAGGGGCGATACCGGGTGTTCATCGAAATCCTGCGCAACAAGGGTATGTTCCCGTCCGCGCGGTGCTTTGCCGGGCATAACGGACCGAAGCCGATCACCGTGTGGTGCTCGAACGACTATCTCGCGATGGGTCAGCATCCGAAGGTGATCGCGGCGATGGAGGAAGCGCTCCACGACGTCGGCGCAGGGTCGGGCGGCACCCGCAACATCGGCGGCAACACGCATTATCACGTCGATCTGGAGGCCGAGCTCGCCGACCTGCACGGCAAGGAAGCGGCGCTGCTGTTCACCAGCGGGTACGTGTCGAACGAGGCGACGCTGTCGACGCTGGCCAAGGTGCTGCCGGGCTGCATCGTGTTTTCCGACGAGCTGAACCACGCATCGATGATCGCGGGCATCCGTAATTCGGGCTGCGAGAAGGCGGTGTGGCGGCACAACGACCTGGCGCACCTCGAGGAACTGCTGGCGGCGGCGGACCCGGCGGCGCCGAAGCTGATCGCGTTCGAAAGCGTGTATTCGATGGACGGCGACGTCGCGCCGATCGCGGCGATCTGTGATCTCGCCGACCGCTACAACGCGCTGACCTACCTCGACGAAGTCCACGCCGTCGGCATGTACGGCCCGCGCGGCGGGGGGATTTCGGACCGCGACGCGGTGGCGGAGCGGGTGACCATCATCGAGGGGACGCTGGGCAAGGCGTTCGGGGTGATGGGCGGCTATATCGCCTGCGACCGCACGATCATCGACGTGATCCGCAGCTACGCGCCGGGCTTCATCTTCACCACCAGCCTGTCGCCGGTGCTGGTGTCGGGCGCGCTGGCGAGTGTGCGCCACCTGAAGGCGTCGAGCGAGGAGCGCGACGGCCAGCAGGCCGCGGCGGCCATGCTGAAGGCGATGTTCGAGGACGCGAACCTGCCGCTGCTGCCGACGACGACGCACATCGTGCCGCTGATGGTCGGTGATCCGGTGAAGGCCAAGAAGATCAGCGATATCCTGCTCGCCGAATACGGCGTGTATGTGCAGCCGATCAATTACCCGACGGTCCCGCGCGGCACCGAGCGCCTGCGCTTCACGCCCGGACCGAGCCATGATGCGGCAATGATGCGGGAGTTGACGGACGCTTTGGTGGAGATCTGGGGTCGGCTGGAACTGCGGCTGGCGGCCTGA
- the nrdR gene encoding transcriptional regulator NrdR encodes MRCPFCAHEDSQVKDSRPTEDGAAIRRRRQCEACGARFTTFERIQLRELTVLKSEDRKEPFERDKLIRSLSVACRKRPIDSARIEQLVSGIQRQLETSGEAEVPSARIGALVMDGLKGLDSVAYIRFASVYKDFTEAKDFEEFAGSVSEVGKG; translated from the coding sequence ATGCGCTGCCCATTTTGTGCGCATGAGGACAGCCAGGTAAAGGACAGCCGCCCCACCGAAGACGGGGCGGCGATCCGCCGGCGGCGGCAATGCGAGGCGTGCGGTGCGCGCTTCACGACGTTCGAACGCATCCAGCTGCGCGAGCTGACCGTGCTGAAATCGGAGGACCGCAAGGAGCCGTTCGAGCGCGACAAGCTGATCCGGTCGCTGTCGGTGGCGTGTCGCAAGCGCCCGATCGATTCCGCACGGATCGAGCAATTGGTGTCGGGCATCCAGCGGCAACTGGAAACGAGCGGCGAGGCGGAAGTGCCCTCAGCCCGGATCGGCGCGCTGGTGATGGACGGGCTGAAGGGGCTGGATTCGGTCGCGTACATACGATTCGCGAGCGTTTACAAGGACTTCACCGAGGCGAAGGACTTCGAGGAGTTTGCGGGGAGTGTTAGTGAGGTGGGGAAGGGGTGA
- a CDS encoding copper chaperone PCu(A)C, whose amino-acid sequence MRLPLFAAFLLAGCGTAPQAQVDSAYIRLNAVPGRPAAAYFTLRAGTDSLTLTAVTTPAAARAELHESMAGAGGMMRMTPLTQVPVPAGASVTFAPAGRHVMLFDVAETARAGTTAPLTLTLGNGKSLTADAKILAAGDPAP is encoded by the coding sequence ATGCGCTTGCCCCTCTTCGCCGCCTTTCTTCTCGCTGGCTGCGGCACCGCCCCGCAAGCGCAGGTCGATAGCGCCTACATCCGGTTGAACGCGGTCCCGGGCCGCCCCGCCGCGGCATACTTCACGCTGCGCGCCGGCACCGACTCGCTGACGCTCACCGCGGTCACCACCCCCGCCGCCGCCCGCGCCGAGCTGCACGAAAGCATGGCCGGTGCCGGCGGCATGATGCGCATGACGCCGCTGACGCAGGTGCCCGTTCCCGCCGGCGCCAGCGTCACCTTCGCCCCCGCCGGCCGCCACGTCATGCTGTTCGACGTCGCCGAGACCGCGCGCGCCGGCACCACCGCCCCGCTCACCCTCACGCTCGGGAACGGCAAGTCGCTCACCGCCGACGCGAAAATCCTCGCCGCCGGCGATCCCGCCCCCTGA
- a CDS encoding agmatine deiminase family protein produces MTLPPPPEWAPHAAVWIGFPSHAELWVDDLEPARTEVAAFAAAVHAGGKGERVVLVAADAEAAAAARTLAPFAEVTVQPFGDIWLRDTAAILTGDGTARDFAFNGWGGKYDLPGDEDIGARLAEDRGIATRVCPWVLEGGAIDGDGTGLVVTTEQCLLNRNRNPALGQAQIEQLLHDDLGLDRVLWLGNGLLNDHTDGHVDNLARFVGPNRLAIPQATENDPNWRVYQDAAMRAEAFGVEVVRIPSPGRVLNDEEEVIPASYMNFYIGNAAVVIPLYGQENDDAAVAAIGALFPGRKAVGFRADAILTGGGSFHCISQQIPA; encoded by the coding sequence ATGACGCTACCTCCTCCCCCCGAATGGGCGCCGCATGCTGCGGTCTGGATCGGTTTTCCCAGCCATGCCGAGCTGTGGGTCGACGACCTCGAGCCCGCGCGGACGGAGGTTGCGGCGTTTGCCGCGGCGGTGCATGCGGGCGGCAAGGGCGAGCGGGTCGTGCTGGTCGCCGCGGATGCCGAAGCGGCGGCGGCGGCGCGCACGCTCGCGCCCTTCGCGGAGGTGACGGTGCAGCCGTTCGGCGACATCTGGCTGCGCGATACCGCGGCGATCCTGACCGGTGACGGTACCGCGCGCGATTTTGCGTTCAACGGCTGGGGCGGCAAATACGACCTGCCCGGCGACGAGGACATCGGCGCGCGGCTGGCCGAGGATCGCGGTATCGCGACGCGCGTGTGCCCGTGGGTGCTGGAAGGCGGGGCGATCGACGGCGACGGCACCGGGCTGGTGGTGACGACCGAGCAATGCCTGCTGAACCGCAACCGCAATCCGGCGCTGGGGCAGGCGCAGATCGAGCAACTGCTGCACGACGATCTGGGGCTCGACCGCGTGCTGTGGCTGGGCAACGGGCTGCTCAACGACCACACCGACGGGCATGTCGACAATCTGGCGCGGTTCGTTGGGCCGAACCGGCTGGCGATCCCGCAGGCGACCGAGAATGATCCCAACTGGCGCGTGTATCAGGACGCGGCGATGCGCGCCGAAGCGTTCGGGGTCGAGGTGGTGCGCATTCCGTCGCCGGGCCGTGTGCTGAACGACGAGGAAGAGGTGATCCCGGCGAGCTACATGAATTTCTACATCGGCAACGCCGCGGTGGTGATCCCGCTGTACGGACAGGAGAACGACGACGCCGCGGTCGCCGCGATCGGCGCGCTGTTTCCGGGGCGCAAGGCAGTGGGCTTCCGCGCCGATGCGATCCTGACCGGGGGTGGCAGCTTCCACTGCATCAGCCAGCAGATCCCCGCCTGA
- the bla gene encoding class A beta-lactamase codes for MDRRDTLKLIGGSAAFALTGPALAMPRNPATFGNPAFAAAIARAEQRTGGRLGVAILDLATGARFAHRGDERFPMCSTFKFLLSAAVLHAADKGRLRLDRAVAIPRGPLPANSPAVKPMAGRTMSVAALCRATVTQSDNAAANLLLPLIGGVDGYNAFARLLGDRVTRLDRIEPELNTAVHGDARDTTSPDAMLDSMNAALFGPVLTPRSRAQATAWLVANTTGGARLRAGLPRTWRVGDKTGTGENGSANDIGVLWPTPDRRPILVTSYLTAAKVDQKHQYAAHAEVARAIAAAVG; via the coding sequence ATGGACCGGCGCGACACCTTGAAGCTCATCGGCGGCAGCGCCGCTTTCGCCCTCACTGGCCCTGCGCTCGCAATGCCGCGTAATCCCGCGACTTTCGGTAACCCGGCCTTCGCCGCTGCGATCGCGCGGGCCGAACAGCGCACCGGCGGGCGACTGGGCGTCGCGATCCTCGACCTCGCGACCGGTGCTCGCTTCGCGCACCGCGGCGACGAGCGCTTCCCGATGTGCAGCACCTTCAAATTCCTCTTGAGTGCCGCCGTGCTCCACGCCGCCGACAAGGGCCGGTTGCGGCTCGACCGGGCGGTCGCGATTCCGCGCGGTCCCCTGCCGGCCAATTCTCCGGCGGTGAAACCGATGGCCGGACGCACGATGAGCGTCGCCGCGCTGTGCCGGGCGACGGTGACGCAGAGCGACAACGCCGCCGCCAATCTGCTGCTGCCGCTGATCGGCGGGGTCGACGGATACAACGCCTTCGCCCGCCTGCTCGGCGACCGCGTGACCCGGCTCGACCGGATCGAACCCGAACTCAACACCGCGGTCCACGGCGACGCGCGCGACACCACCAGCCCCGACGCGATGCTCGACAGCATGAACGCCGCGCTGTTCGGCCCGGTGCTCACCCCCCGCTCGCGCGCGCAGGCGACCGCGTGGCTGGTCGCCAACACCACCGGCGGCGCCCGCCTGCGCGCCGGCCTGCCCCGGACTTGGCGGGTGGGCGACAAGACCGGCACCGGCGAGAATGGCAGCGCCAACGACATCGGCGTCCTGTGGCCGACGCCGGACCGCCGCCCGATCCTGGTGACAAGCTACCTCACCGCGGCAAAGGTCGACCAGAAACACCAATACGCCGCCCACGCCGAAGTCGCCCGCGCGATCGCGGCGGCGGTGGGGTAG
- the glyA gene encoding serine hydroxymethyltransferase: MSTNPALFANDVQPDGFFTRSLADADPAVFAGVTHELTREQTQIELIASENIVSKAVLEAQGSVFTNKYAEGYPGKRYYQGCHPSDEVETLAIDRAKQLFNCGYVNVQPHSGAQANGAVMLALTKPGDTILGLSLDAGGHLTHGARAAMSGKWFNAVQYGVLPDTHLIDYDQVERLAVEHKPTLIITGGSAYPRVIDFERFRAIADKVGAKLMVDMAHFAGIVAGGLHPSPLPFADVVTTTTHKTLRGPRGGMVLTNDEGVAKKINSAVFPGLQGGPLMHVIAAKAVAFGEALQPEFKGYIKAVVENAKVLAATLKERGAEIVSGGTDTHLALVDLTPLGVTGRDADEALERAGITCNKNGIPNDPLPPVKTSGIRVGSPAGTTRGFGTAEFREIGHMVADVLDGLKSKGEGGDAGVEAEVNTRVRALCARFPIYQD; this comes from the coding sequence ATGAGCACCAACCCCGCCCTGTTCGCCAACGATGTCCAGCCGGACGGTTTCTTCACGCGCAGCCTGGCCGATGCCGATCCCGCGGTGTTTGCCGGCGTCACGCATGAGCTGACCCGCGAGCAGACCCAGATCGAGCTGATCGCGAGCGAGAACATCGTGTCGAAGGCGGTGCTGGAGGCCCAAGGGAGCGTCTTCACCAACAAATACGCCGAGGGCTATCCGGGCAAGCGCTATTACCAGGGTTGCCACCCGTCGGACGAGGTCGAGACGCTGGCGATCGACCGGGCCAAGCAACTGTTCAACTGCGGCTACGTCAACGTCCAGCCGCATTCGGGGGCGCAGGCGAACGGCGCAGTGATGCTGGCGCTAACCAAGCCCGGCGACACGATTCTGGGTCTCAGCCTCGATGCCGGCGGGCATCTGACCCACGGCGCGCGTGCAGCGATGAGCGGCAAATGGTTCAACGCGGTGCAGTACGGCGTGCTGCCCGACACCCACCTGATCGATTACGACCAGGTCGAGCGGCTGGCGGTCGAGCACAAGCCGACCCTCATCATTACCGGCGGGTCGGCGTACCCGCGGGTGATCGATTTCGAACGCTTCCGCGCCATCGCCGACAAGGTGGGCGCGAAGCTGATGGTCGACATGGCGCATTTCGCCGGCATCGTTGCCGGCGGCCTGCACCCCTCGCCGCTGCCGTTCGCGGACGTGGTGACGACGACGACGCACAAGACGCTGCGGGGTCCGCGCGGCGGCATGGTGCTGACCAACGACGAGGGCGTTGCCAAGAAGATCAATTCGGCGGTGTTCCCCGGATTGCAGGGCGGGCCGCTGATGCACGTGATCGCGGCGAAGGCGGTGGCGTTCGGCGAGGCGCTGCAGCCGGAATTCAAGGGCTATATCAAGGCGGTGGTCGAGAATGCGAAGGTGCTCGCCGCGACGCTGAAGGAGCGCGGGGCGGAGATCGTTTCGGGCGGGACCGACACGCATCTGGCGCTGGTCGATCTCACCCCGCTGGGCGTCACCGGACGCGACGCCGACGAGGCGCTGGAGCGCGCGGGCATCACCTGCAACAAGAACGGCATCCCCAACGATCCGCTGCCGCCGGTCAAGACCAGCGGCATCCGGGTGGGATCGCCCGCCGGCACCACTCGCGGCTTCGGCACCGCCGAATTCCGCGAGATCGGCCATATGGTCGCCGACGTGCTCGACGGACTGAAGAGCAAGGGCGAGGGCGGCGACGCCGGGGTCGAGGCCGAGGTCAACACGCGGGTGAGGGCACTGTGTGCACGCTTCCCGATCTATCAGGATTGA
- the murI gene encoding glutamate racemase, with product MTDPRDRPLLFFDSGVGGLSVLAPARALIPTAPIVYVADSAGYPYGTRSEAEIAARVPALLGRLAERYDPRLIVIACNTASTIALAAVRAALDVGVVGTVPAIKPAAEASVSRVIGVLGTDATVRQPYVDDLAARFAADCTVLRHGSAALVELAEAKLRGEAADLAAYRVVLAGLFGQPGGERIDTIVNACTHFPLVVDELTAAAGQRLRFVDGGPGIGRRVAHLTAGQDWPDVAGEGVAVFTRLDARAEALAPALRGYGLGRIEGL from the coding sequence ATGACCGATCCGCGCGACCGCCCGCTGCTGTTCTTCGATTCAGGTGTCGGCGGGCTGTCGGTGCTGGCGCCGGCGCGCGCGCTGATCCCGACCGCGCCGATCGTCTATGTCGCCGATTCGGCGGGCTATCCCTATGGCACGCGCAGCGAAGCCGAGATCGCGGCGCGGGTGCCGGCGCTGCTCGGGCGGCTGGCCGAGCGGTACGACCCGCGGCTGATCGTGATCGCGTGCAACACCGCCTCCACCATTGCGCTCGCCGCCGTGCGCGCGGCGCTGGATGTCGGCGTGGTTGGCACGGTGCCCGCGATCAAGCCGGCGGCGGAGGCGAGCGTCAGCCGAGTGATCGGCGTGCTCGGCACCGACGCGACCGTGCGCCAGCCCTATGTCGACGACCTGGCGGCGCGGTTCGCCGCCGACTGCACGGTGCTGCGCCACGGATCGGCGGCGCTGGTCGAGCTGGCCGAGGCGAAGCTGCGCGGCGAGGCGGCGGATTTGGCCGCGTATCGCGTGGTGCTGGCGGGGTTGTTCGGGCAGCCGGGGGGCGAGCGGATCGACACGATCGTCAACGCCTGCACGCATTTCCCGCTGGTGGTGGACGAGTTGACCGCGGCGGCGGGGCAGCGGTTGCGGTTCGTGGACGGCGGGCCGGGGATCGGGCGGCGCGTGGCGCACTTGACCGCTGGGCAGGACTGGCCGGATGTTGCGGGCGAGGGGGTCGCGGTGTTCACGCGGCTTGACGCGCGGGCGGAGGCTTTGGCGCCGGCGCTCAGGGGATATGGGCTGGGGCGGATCGAGGGGCTTTAG
- a CDS encoding fasciclin domain-containing protein, producing the protein MKHSLTRAALCGIIIAAAPSPTLAQNGSRGAAAMDARKSIVENLTNSADHTTLVKILKAAGLIDTLSGPGPYTIFAPTNAAFLALNSGAIDMTANMLRPEAKAMTAAIMANHVVAGRITLKDIIAKAKRNAGVATYVTLGGATLQFKKFGDVWVVLSGQHTPQIIRSDIAQSNDILHDVDALIGV; encoded by the coding sequence ATGAAGCACAGTCTCACCCGCGCCGCTCTCTGCGGCATCATTATCGCCGCCGCACCCAGTCCGACTCTCGCGCAAAACGGCTCGCGGGGTGCTGCCGCTATGGATGCCCGCAAGTCCATCGTCGAGAATCTGACGAATTCGGCCGATCACACGACACTGGTCAAGATATTGAAGGCCGCTGGCCTGATCGACACGCTGTCCGGTCCGGGCCCATACACGATCTTTGCACCGACCAACGCCGCGTTTTTAGCGCTGAACAGTGGCGCTATCGACATGACCGCCAATATGCTCAGGCCGGAGGCGAAAGCGATGACGGCGGCGATCATGGCCAACCACGTGGTCGCCGGCCGTATCACGCTGAAGGATATTATAGCCAAGGCGAAGCGAAATGCCGGCGTCGCGACTTACGTCACCCTGGGCGGCGCTACGTTGCAGTTCAAGAAATTCGGCGACGTCTGGGTCGTTCTGAGCGGACAGCACACCCCGCAAATCATAAGGTCTGACATCGCGCAGTCGAACGATATCCTTCACGACGTCGATGCGCTGATCGGGGTGTAA
- the rpiB gene encoding ribose 5-phosphate isomerase B, whose product MRIAIAADHAAFALKQTLGQWLREMGHDVLDLGPDSDARVDYPDFGYKLARAMSDGAAERGIALCGSGIGISIAVNRERACRCALVSDPLSATLAREHNDANVLALGARLIGDDMAKACVTAFLTTEFLGERHAPRVAKLASPDLDGDAA is encoded by the coding sequence ATGCGCATCGCCATCGCCGCGGATCATGCCGCGTTCGCCCTGAAGCAGACGCTCGGCCAGTGGCTGCGCGAGATGGGGCACGATGTGCTCGACCTCGGCCCCGACAGCGACGCGCGGGTCGACTACCCCGATTTCGGTTACAAGCTGGCGCGCGCGATGAGCGACGGCGCGGCGGAACGCGGCATCGCGCTGTGCGGGTCGGGGATCGGCATCTCGATCGCGGTCAACCGGGAACGCGCCTGCCGCTGCGCGCTGGTGTCGGATCCGCTGTCGGCGACGCTCGCGCGCGAGCACAACGACGCGAACGTGCTGGCACTGGGCGCGCGACTGATCGGTGACGATATGGCCAAGGCCTGCGTCACCGCGTTCCTGACCACCGAATTCCTGGGCGAGCGCCACGCGCCGCGCGTCGCCAAACTCGCCAGCCCCGACCTAGACGGAGATGCCGCATGA
- a CDS encoding TrmJ/YjtD family RNA methyltransferase has product MTFWTYILRCADGKYYTGHTKNLEARIAQHQTGDVPGWTSMRRPVELMWSEAFETREEAIAAEVQVGNWSRAKKEALFRGDWERVSAAARKPISRYAVSTSSTATRNERDGEMSGDDTPPPVIVLVRPQLGENIGKAARAMLNFGLTEMRLVSPRDGWPNPAAGPAASGADRVLADAQVFDSVADAVADCAHVYATTVRKRGITKPVVTPEEAAREFRTAEGRSAILFGPERSGLETDDVALARAILTVPINPEFGSLNLAQAVILVAYEWSKHQALVSPPSVDQPKAPAPQDELEGLIGQLDAMLETTGYYFPPHRVHVTKRTLRTLLTRPGWSSQEVRTMRGVLSALDGKKRPRE; this is encoded by the coding sequence ATGACATTCTGGACCTACATTCTGCGCTGCGCCGACGGTAAATATTACACCGGACACACCAAAAACCTCGAAGCGCGCATCGCGCAGCATCAGACTGGCGATGTGCCGGGCTGGACCAGCATGCGCCGACCGGTCGAGTTGATGTGGTCGGAGGCGTTCGAGACTCGCGAGGAGGCGATCGCTGCCGAGGTGCAGGTCGGCAACTGGTCGCGCGCGAAGAAGGAAGCGCTGTTCCGCGGCGACTGGGAGCGGGTGTCGGCGGCGGCGCGCAAGCCAATTTCTCGATACGCCGTCTCGACAAGCTCGACGGCTACTCGAAACGAACGGGATGGGGAGATGAGCGGGGATGACACCCCACCCCCCGTCATCGTCCTCGTCCGCCCGCAGCTCGGCGAAAACATCGGCAAGGCCGCGCGCGCCATGCTCAACTTCGGGCTCACCGAAATGCGGCTCGTGTCGCCGCGCGATGGCTGGCCGAACCCGGCGGCGGGGCCGGCGGCGAGTGGGGCGGACCGCGTTCTCGCCGATGCGCAGGTCTTCGACAGCGTGGCGGACGCGGTCGCGGACTGCGCGCATGTCTATGCGACGACGGTGCGCAAGCGCGGGATCACCAAGCCGGTGGTGACCCCGGAAGAGGCGGCGCGCGAATTCCGGACGGCGGAGGGGCGCTCGGCGATCCTGTTCGGACCGGAGCGGTCGGGTCTGGAAACCGACGACGTCGCGCTGGCGCGGGCGATCCTGACGGTGCCGATCAACCCGGAATTCGGGTCGCTCAATCTGGCGCAGGCGGTGATCCTGGTCGCCTATGAATGGTCAAAGCACCAGGCGCTCGTCAGCCCGCCATCGGTCGATCAGCCCAAGGCGCCCGCGCCGCAGGACGAGCTGGAGGGGCTGATCGGCCAGCTCGACGCGATGCTGGAGACGACGGGCTATTATTTCCCGCCGCACCGCGTCCATGTGACCAAGCGGACGTTGCGCACCCTGCTGACCCGCCCCGGCTGGTCCAGCCAGGAAGTCCGCACGATGCGCGGCGTGCTGTCCGCGCTCGACGGGAAGAAGCGCCCGCGGGAGTAG
- a CDS encoding fasciclin domain-containing protein — MTTRLFRAALIGAAVAAAAAPTYAAQKNPTVGGAAMYANKNIVANASASPVHKTLVAAVKAAGLVETLSGPGPFTVFAPTDAAFKKLPAGTVDTLVKPENKAMLTSILTYHVVPGRITAKDIEMKAKKNGGTATYATVNGGSLSFMKMGKGWGIKDAKGGHAMITTANVMQSNGVIHVIDTVLMP, encoded by the coding sequence ATGACCACCCGTCTGTTCCGCGCCGCCCTGATCGGCGCCGCCGTTGCTGCTGCTGCCGCACCGACCTACGCCGCGCAGAAGAATCCGACCGTCGGCGGTGCCGCGATGTACGCCAACAAGAATATCGTCGCCAATGCATCGGCCTCGCCGGTGCACAAGACTTTGGTCGCCGCCGTGAAGGCCGCCGGCCTGGTCGAGACGTTGTCGGGCCCGGGTCCGTTCACCGTCTTCGCGCCGACCGATGCCGCGTTCAAGAAGCTGCCCGCCGGCACCGTCGACACGCTGGTAAAGCCTGAGAACAAGGCGATGCTGACCTCGATCCTGACCTATCACGTCGTCCCCGGCCGCATCACCGCGAAGGACATCGAGATGAAGGCGAAGAAGAACGGCGGCACAGCGACCTATGCGACCGTCAATGGCGGTTCCTTGAGCTTCATGAAGATGGGCAAGGGCTGGGGCATCAAGGATGCCAAGGGCGGCCATGCGATGATCACCACCGCCAACGTCATGCAGTCGAACGGCGTGATCCACGTCATCGACACCGTGCTGATGCCGTAA